A single Pristis pectinata isolate sPriPec2 chromosome 22, sPriPec2.1.pri, whole genome shotgun sequence DNA region contains:
- the LOC127581717 gene encoding uncharacterized protein LOC127581717, which translates to MWLYQIPVLISAFAGSFALTELPKPIQVQFNSSNFMYILHWTPQGPEDSVYDVEYQIYGDVWKSKSECYHTSAHYCDLTNEIAQEDNWYYARVMAVWKNTSSSWSMSKRFCPLDKTVVGAPEVKYTVSTRSIKVRVEPPTVPPIGGLQRSIKNIFSVVEYNVQLSKPATNKVVFLAENENGKFTVEPLEPNTEYCGTVKLVLKRGIFSKESQTVDFCIKTEQEWTLMVILPTTGFILFGVLIIGTFIWMAHSYTRHHRTLPQALVLDKILLKKHSSLQSTPTRHLISSHKDIFQFEKIVHMEDICLLKYHSRDTEEILKPRELGLVTQWGTYAPQHHTRKLQTNFPSCSDCETQGDISSGLVDSGCSSPYRPQSSEGLSNAQASSQNGSRSLAENYGAVLQMISPEIDAIRDSLTTTQNKPLNALQMLRKDLFYNKGGQILWTGPGMGMQISKLLEGEPIPFLSLQDDKQRTHPTDWKENQPMETSLVSSLKEEIQINPLLCQYRPQVKTETFPSLSKDKDDASFMQCEGMDDQPSKEVSLTDVLQTDGHLPRPLLDEFTVLAQVKPMREREYKSQVLTLHSSIKEGQRQTLRANTTVQPSNLLADWEIHIHIDE; encoded by the exons TTATGGAGATGTGTGGAAGAGTAAGTCTGAGTGTTACCACACCTCTGCTCACTACTGCGATTTAACCAATGAGATTGCACAGGAGGATAACTGGTACTACGCCAGGGTgatggcagtgtggaagaacaccAGTTCATCCTGGTCCATGTCCAAACGCTTCTGCCCATTGGACAAGA CTGTTGTTGGAGCCCCTGAAGTGAAGTACACAGTGAGCACTCGATCCATCAAGGTCCGGGTGGAACCACCGACTGTCCCACCCATTGGGGGACTTCAGCGTTCTATTAAGAACATTTTCTCTGTTGTTGAATATAACGTGCAGCTCAGTAAACCTGCGACAAATAAAGTG GTATTTCTTGCCGAAAATGAGAATGGAAAGTTCACAGTTGAACCTTTGGAGCCCAATACAGAATACTGTGGGACTGTGAAACTTGTCTTGAAGAGAGGAATCTTTTCAAAAGAGAGTCAGACTGTAGAtttctgcatcaagactgagcaAG AATGGACATTGATGGTTATTCTGCCAACTACTGGGTTTATTTTGTTTGGAGTACTCATCATTGGAACAtttatctggatggcacacagttACACAAGACACCACAGGACTCTGCCCCAAGCTTTG GTTCTGGACAAAATCCTTTTGAAGAAGCATTCTTCACTACAGTCAACACCCACACGCCACCTGATCTCCAGCCATAAGGATATTTTTCAGTTTGAAAAGATTGTTCATATGGAGGACATATGTCTTTTAAAGTATCATTCTCGTGACACAGAAGAAATATTGAAACCAAGAGAACTTGGCTTAGTCACACAGTGGGGCACCTATGCACCCCAACATCACACCAGGAAACTTCAGACAAACTTTCCAAGTTGCAGTGATTGTGAAACTCAGGGTGATATCTCCTCTGGGCTGGTGGATAGTGGATGTTCTTCACCTTATCGTCCCCAAAGCAGTGAGGGTCTGTCGAATGCCCAAGCATCAAGTCAAAATGGTTCACGGTCACTGGCTGAAAATTATGGTGCAGTTCTTCAAATGATATCTCCGGAAATTGATGCAATCAGAGACAGTTTAACCACCACACAAAATAAACCATTAAATGCCTTGCAAATGCTGAGAAAAGACCTTTTTTACAACAAAGGAGGCCAAATATTGTGGACTGGTCCTGGAATGGGGATGCAGATATCAAAGCTGCTGGAAGGAGAGCCAATACCATTTCTATCATTACAAGATGACAAGCAACGAACACATCCAACTGATTGGAAGGAGAACCAGCCAATGGAAACGTCATTGGTGTCTTCATTGAAAGAAGAAATCCAAATCAACCCATTGTTGTGTCAATACAGGCCACAAGTGAAGACAGAAACATTTCCGTCATTGTCAAAGGACAAGGATGATGCTTCATTTATGCAGTGTGAAGGAATGGATGACCAACCATCAAAAGAAGTATCCTTAACTGATGTTTTACAAACTGATGGACATCTACCTAGGCCCTTGTTGGATGAATTCACTGTCCTGGCCCAGGTAAAACCTATGAGGGAAcgtgaatataaaagtcaggtgCTAACCTTGCATTCATCAATAAAGGAAGGGCAGCGACAGACTTTACGTGCAAATACTACAGTTCAACCCAGCAACCTTCTTGCAGATTGGGAAATACACATTCACATCGACGAATAG